A part of Lacinutrix sp. 5H-3-7-4 genomic DNA contains:
- a CDS encoding rhodanese-like domain-containing protein, translating into MKIEQIYTGCLAQGAYYIESEGEVAIIDPLREVKDYIATAKKNEAEIKYIFETHFHADFVSGHLTLSKATGAPIVYGPTANPSFDAIIAQDGQVFKIGNITITALHTPGHTMESTTYLLKDEKGKDHAIFSGDTLFLGDVGRPDLAQKAADMTMEDLAGMSFESLRNKIMPLADDVTVYPGHGAGSACGKNMMKETVDTLGNQKKMNYALRQDMTKEEFINEVTDGLAPPPKYFPLNVKLNKEGYQDIDTIIEKGSKALTPDEFETAANETEALILDVRHQSEYVKGHIPRSIFIGLKGGFAPWVGALIADINQPILLVVDEGSEEEAITRLSRVGFDNTLGYLKGSFKAWEASGKETDSLISISANEFKSRLEKNKIPVFDVRKEGEFIAGHIENANFTPLDNLNNHLAEFPENEPFYVHCAGGYRSVIAASILKSRGIHNLVDVAGGMGAIKKAGIPVSDFVCPSTLKK; encoded by the coding sequence ATGAAAATAGAACAAATATACACAGGATGTTTAGCACAAGGTGCTTATTATATAGAAAGTGAAGGCGAAGTTGCAATTATAGACCCTTTAAGAGAAGTAAAAGACTATATAGCAACAGCAAAAAAAAATGAAGCAGAAATTAAATATATTTTTGAAACACATTTTCATGCAGATTTTGTATCAGGTCACTTAACATTATCTAAAGCAACTGGAGCACCAATAGTTTATGGACCAACAGCAAACCCATCTTTTGATGCTATTATTGCTCAAGATGGACAAGTCTTTAAAATTGGAAACATTACAATTACAGCTTTGCATACTCCAGGTCACACCATGGAAAGTACAACATATTTATTAAAAGACGAAAAAGGAAAAGATCACGCCATATTTAGTGGTGATACATTATTTTTAGGAGATGTTGGTCGTCCAGATTTAGCCCAAAAAGCTGCAGATATGACAATGGAAGATCTTGCAGGAATGTCTTTTGAAAGTCTTCGTAATAAAATTATGCCACTAGCAGATGATGTTACAGTATATCCTGGACATGGTGCAGGTTCTGCATGTGGAAAAAACATGATGAAAGAAACTGTAGACACTTTAGGTAACCAAAAGAAAATGAATTATGCTTTACGTCAAGATATGACGAAAGAAGAATTTATAAATGAAGTAACCGATGGTTTAGCACCACCACCAAAATATTTTCCTTTAAACGTAAAACTTAATAAAGAAGGATATCAAGATATAGATACTATAATAGAAAAAGGTAGTAAAGCACTAACACCAGACGAATTTGAAACTGCAGCAAACGAAACCGAAGCTTTAATTCTAGATGTGAGGCATCAATCAGAGTATGTTAAAGGTCATATACCACGCTCTATTTTTATTGGTTTAAAAGGAGGATTTGCTCCTTGGGTTGGCGCTTTAATAGCAGATATTAATCAACCAATACTTTTAGTTGTAGATGAAGGCAGCGAAGAAGAAGCTATAACAAGATTATCTCGTGTAGGCTTTGATAATACATTAGGATATTTAAAAGGAAGTTTTAAAGCGTGGGAAGCTTCAGGTAAAGAAACCGATAGTTTAATTTCTATATCTGCCAATGAATTTAAATCAAGATTAGAAAAAAATAAAATCCCTGTTTTCGATGTTAGAAAAGAAGGTGAGTTTATTGCAGGTCATATAGAAAACGCAAATTTCACACCATTAGATAATTTAAACAACCACTTAGCAGAATTCCCGGAAAACGAACCATTTTATGTGCATTGTGCTGGTGGTTACCGTTCAGTTATTGCAGCTTCAATATTAAAAAGTAGAGGTATACATAACCTAGTAGATGTCGCAGGAGGAATGGGAGCAATTAAAAAAGCAGGAATACCAGTTTCAGATTTTGTTTGCCCAAGCACCTTAAAAAAATAA
- a CDS encoding sulfite exporter TauE/SafE family protein: protein MHSLEIIGYLGALLIGVSLGLIGGGGSILAVPVLAYLFNINEKTATAYSLFVVGFSALVGGLKQHLKGYVDWKTAIVFGVPAIIGVTTIRYFIIPILPNTLFFYNNITFTRRMAMFGLFALLMFPAGIAMLKTRKEVNVNKKVKYNYPLILIEGLFVGALTGLIGAGGGFLIIPALVILAKVKMKVAIATSLIIIAAKSLLGFFLGDAITMNVNWSFLILFTTISLIGIFLGSYLSNFVDGKKLKKGFGYFIFLMAIFIFYMEFFISS, encoded by the coding sequence ATGCATAGTCTTGAAATTATTGGGTATTTAGGAGCACTGTTAATAGGTGTGTCTTTAGGATTAATTGGTGGTGGTGGTTCTATATTAGCAGTGCCAGTATTGGCATATTTGTTTAATATAAACGAAAAAACAGCAACAGCTTACTCCTTATTTGTTGTCGGTTTTAGTGCATTAGTAGGAGGTTTAAAACAACATTTAAAAGGTTATGTAGACTGGAAAACCGCAATTGTATTTGGAGTTCCTGCTATAATAGGAGTAACTACAATTAGATATTTTATAATACCTATTTTACCAAATACTTTATTCTTTTACAATAATATAACTTTTACAAGGCGTATGGCTATGTTTGGCTTGTTTGCTTTATTAATGTTTCCCGCAGGAATAGCTATGTTAAAAACAAGAAAAGAAGTAAACGTAAATAAAAAAGTAAAATACAATTATCCATTAATTTTAATCGAAGGTCTTTTTGTTGGTGCGCTAACAGGATTAATAGGTGCAGGTGGCGGCTTTTTAATTATTCCAGCTTTAGTGATATTAGCAAAAGTTAAAATGAAAGTTGCTATAGCAACATCACTAATAATAATTGCAGCAAAATCTCTATTAGGTTTCTTTTTAGGAGATGCAATAACAATGAATGTAAACTGGAGTTTTTTAATACTTTTTACAACAATATCATTAATAGGAATATTTTTAGGAAGCTACCTGAGTAATTTTGTTGATGGAAAAAAACTAAAAAAAGGATTTGGATACTTTATCTTTTTAATGGCAATATTTATTTTTTATATGGAGTTTTTTATTAGCTCATGA
- a CDS encoding Crp/Fnr family transcriptional regulator, whose product MKEQFLKQYNYLFEDELLQEINKVGILKTVSEGDMLMDIGQELMAMPLLINGAIKILREDENGNELILYFIEQGDTCAMTINCCMGQVKSKIRAVAEVDTQLIMVPIKKMGEWMSKYQTWQHFILQSYHDRMMEMFETIDSIAFLKMDERLIKFLRDKAKVNHNDIINTTHLDIANDLHTSRVVISRLLKKLENSNKIELQRNYIKVLDL is encoded by the coding sequence ATGAAAGAGCAATTTTTAAAACAATACAACTACCTTTTTGAAGATGAATTATTACAAGAAATTAATAAAGTAGGAATTTTAAAAACTGTGTCAGAAGGTGATATGCTTATGGATATTGGTCAGGAACTTATGGCTATGCCACTTTTAATTAACGGCGCAATTAAAATTTTAAGAGAAGACGAAAATGGTAACGAACTAATTCTATATTTTATAGAACAAGGTGATACTTGTGCAATGACAATTAACTGTTGCATGGGTCAAGTAAAAAGCAAAATTAGAGCAGTTGCCGAAGTTGATACCCAACTAATTATGGTGCCAATAAAAAAAATGGGAGAATGGATGAGTAAATATCAAACATGGCAACATTTTATACTGCAAAGCTATCATGATAGAATGATGGAAATGTTTGAAACTATAGATAGTATTGCTTTTCTTAAAATGGACGAGCGTTTAATTAAGTTTTTAAGAGACAAAGCAAAAGTAAACCATAACGATATTATTAATACAACACATTTAGATATCGCAAACGATCTTCATACTTCAAGAGTCGTTATTTCTAGGCTATTAAAAAAATTAGAAAACAGTAATAAAATAGAGTTACAACGTAATTATATAAAAGTTTTAGACCTGTAA
- a CDS encoding HAD family phosphatase, which yields MLNAILFDMDGVIVDTEPLHKKAYFKMFEAFNIEVSIELYESFTGQSTLNVCKKLCDIYKLDSDPEDLVQTKRDCFKGLFNTDPSLKLIDGVLDLIKNYHANGLTLVLASSASMFTINNVFTRFNLDQYFKAKISGADLEASKPHPEIFIKAAALAGFPKQNCLVIEDSTNGIKAAHSAGIYCVAYKSEHSTNQDYSLANLIINNYKSIFYEKIGTFFQ from the coding sequence ATGCTAAACGCGATACTATTTGATATGGATGGTGTAATTGTAGACACCGAACCGTTACATAAAAAAGCTTATTTTAAAATGTTTGAAGCTTTTAATATTGAGGTTTCCATAGAATTATACGAATCCTTTACAGGACAATCTACATTAAATGTTTGCAAAAAACTTTGTGATATTTATAAACTTGATAGTGATCCCGAAGATTTAGTACAAACAAAAAGAGATTGTTTTAAAGGTTTGTTTAATACAGATCCTAGTTTAAAATTAATTGATGGCGTTTTAGATTTAATAAAAAACTATCACGCTAATGGTTTAACTTTAGTTTTGGCATCTTCTGCTTCTATGTTTACTATTAATAATGTATTTACAAGGTTTAATTTAGATCAATATTTTAAAGCAAAAATTAGCGGTGCTGATTTAGAAGCTTCTAAACCTCATCCCGAAATATTTATTAAAGCTGCAGCATTAGCAGGTTTCCCAAAGCAAAACTGCTTAGTGATAGAAGATTCTACAAATGGTATAAAAGCTGCTCACTCTGCAGGTATTTACTGTGTCGCTTACAAAAGTGAACATTCTACTAATCAAGACTATAGTTTGGCCAACTTAATAATTAACAACTATAAATCAATTTTTTATGAAAAAATTGGGACATTTTTTCAATAA
- a CDS encoding ATP-binding protein, with translation MTSSIMIEAQIPKDERKRQRAVESYAILDTFQEENYDSLTELMCYITNTPISLITFIDNDRNYIKSNCGFPHSETPRNVSFCGHAINSDEIMIVEDARKDERFHDNPLVDKHQAIFYAGVPLINPEGYKLGTLCVYDHVPRQLDEAQKKALVTISKQVVNLLETRLRNKRLNEIKNKLEKRNDELNKFAGVVSHDLKSPLSNILALTRLLEEENKGKLTKDSKMYLEYLQDSSVELKNYIDATLAYYKNDELITQKKEVIPFEDLILKAKKIAVPKQNVELIYTQNVGNITINKPAVLQILVNLLTNAVKYSDKETTIVNIDFQENDDFYSFTVKDNGRGIPEDKLNTVFDLFVTLGNKDNEGNLGTGMGLASVKKLVESQNGSITLNSTLGKGSIFKFYIEK, from the coding sequence ATGACCTCAAGTATTATGATTGAAGCACAAATACCCAAAGATGAAAGAAAAAGACAACGTGCTGTTGAGAGTTACGCTATTTTAGATACTTTTCAAGAAGAAAATTACGATAGTTTAACGGAGTTGATGTGCTATATTACAAACACACCTATTTCGTTAATTACCTTTATAGATAATGACCGAAACTACATAAAATCTAATTGTGGATTTCCACATAGCGAAACGCCACGTAATGTTTCGTTTTGTGGTCATGCTATAAACAGTGATGAAATCATGATTGTTGAAGATGCTAGAAAAGATGAGCGTTTTCACGATAACCCTTTAGTTGATAAACATCAAGCAATATTTTATGCTGGAGTACCATTAATAAATCCCGAAGGATATAAATTAGGCACTTTATGTGTTTACGATCACGTACCACGCCAATTAGACGAAGCACAAAAAAAAGCTTTAGTTACAATTTCTAAACAGGTGGTTAACTTACTAGAAACCAGGCTTAGAAACAAAAGACTAAACGAAATAAAAAATAAGTTAGAAAAACGAAACGACGAGCTTAATAAATTTGCTGGTGTAGTTTCTCATGATTTAAAATCGCCTTTGTCTAATATTTTAGCATTAACACGTTTGCTGGAAGAAGAAAATAAAGGAAAACTAACTAAGGACTCGAAAATGTATTTAGAATACCTTCAAGACTCCTCGGTTGAATTAAAAAATTATATTGATGCTACTTTAGCATATTATAAAAATGACGAATTAATTACACAAAAAAAAGAAGTAATACCGTTTGAAGATTTAATTTTAAAGGCAAAAAAAATAGCAGTTCCAAAACAAAATGTCGAGCTTATTTACACGCAAAATGTTGGTAACATAACTATTAATAAACCAGCTGTTTTACAAATTTTGGTTAATCTATTAACTAACGCTGTAAAATATAGCGATAAAGAAACTACAATTGTTAATATTGATTTTCAGGAAAACGACGATTTTTATAGTTTTACTGTTAAAGATAATGGTCGTGGTATTCCAGAGGATAAATTAAATACTGTGTTTGATTTATTTGTTACTCTTGGAAATAAAGATAACGAAGGTAATTTAGGCACAGGTATGGGACTTGCTTCTGTTAAAAAACTAGTTGAAAGTCAAAATGGAAGTATTACATTAAATTCTACTCTTGGAAAAGGCAGTATATTTAAGTTTTATATTGAAAAGTAA
- a CDS encoding response regulator — protein MIVNLMLIDDNKIDLFINQKIIEKESALCNIEAFTSANSAMKYLKILENVMDYNTFSKPDIIFLDINMPDMSGFQFLEAFKALNIENKSSIKIYMLSSSVNIIDIQKVKNEESCIGFINKPLTKETIKSVFNNYKLEKENNFQENI, from the coding sequence ATGATAGTAAACTTAATGTTAATAGATGATAATAAAATAGATTTATTTATAAATCAAAAAATTATCGAAAAAGAATCTGCACTATGTAATATAGAAGCTTTTACAAGTGCAAATTCAGCAATGAAATATCTAAAAATTTTAGAAAATGTTATGGATTATAATACGTTTAGTAAGCCAGACATAATTTTCTTGGATATTAATATGCCAGACATGAGCGGATTTCAGTTTCTAGAAGCTTTTAAAGCGCTTAATATTGAAAATAAAAGTTCAATTAAAATTTATATGTTGTCTTCTTCAGTAAATATAATAGATATTCAAAAAGTTAAAAATGAAGAATCTTGTATTGGGTTTATAAATAAACCATTAACAAAAGAAACAATAAAAAGTGTTTTCAATAATTATAAATTAGAAAAAGAAAATAATTTTCAGGAAAACATTTAA
- a CDS encoding PAS domain S-box protein yields MKATNYNLPYLQDTTILDVIGEQSIYAMIDKFGRVEYANANMCKLLGYSENELLGEPLKLLESPLHSGLVYKTLWKTIKSKEKWNGELKAKDHYNNDLWLDTTVIPVDKESKLVYLVICKDNTKLKLQNKELIAERNKNNMFLKSIPFRIFSISKFGKILKVNKDFWEEEVNDIIDTYIYDYIGFNCYEEFKNNIYESFKSKKARQFDFFDFDFKGAKSFYSSIVSPNFNALGEVDSLTLCINDVTEFKELDKEVEEKEAKYRLIYKSIDVGIIVVADHEGKIREWNRGAELAFGYTEKEILGRPLAVLTSKTYRESSIKELANAVKLLKNNKQVDIIEMQCLKKNGKEFPVEFTFSSLTFNGKMSYCAMMLDVSDRKNLKEKLKQKTEDLELFLYRSAHDLRAPFASAKGLINLLKDETDINHAQDIVHMLDTTIDNGRNLSNNLLEASMITAKKSEFKRINFTQIINKVLRKLSCDKVSSTIDFNVDVNIERTFKSKPELIVSIFNNLIENAIKYSRPLAPTHKPNIDILVNTNSKGVEIEIYDNGIGINSRDINKIFNLYYKSNSDTVPGSGLGLYIVKSIVEGLKGEIQVKSEVNYGTRFKMFLPFN; encoded by the coding sequence ATGAAAGCAACTAACTATAACTTACCATATTTACAAGACACTACTATTTTAGATGTTATTGGCGAACAATCCATTTATGCCATGATAGATAAATTTGGTAGAGTAGAATATGCTAATGCAAATATGTGTAAACTTTTAGGTTATAGTGAGAATGAGCTTTTAGGAGAACCATTAAAACTTTTAGAATCTCCATTACACAGCGGCTTGGTTTATAAAACACTTTGGAAAACAATAAAATCTAAAGAAAAATGGAATGGCGAATTAAAAGCAAAAGACCATTATAATAATGATTTATGGTTAGACACAACAGTTATACCTGTAGATAAAGAAAGCAAACTCGTATATTTAGTTATATGTAAAGATAATACAAAGCTTAAATTACAAAATAAAGAACTTATAGCAGAAAGAAATAAAAACAATATGTTTTTAAAAAGCATTCCTTTTCGTATTTTCTCTATAAGTAAATTTGGTAAAATTTTAAAAGTAAATAAAGACTTTTGGGAAGAAGAAGTTAATGATATTATAGATACTTATATCTACGATTATATTGGCTTTAATTGTTACGAAGAATTTAAAAATAATATCTACGAATCTTTTAAAAGTAAAAAGGCAAGACAATTTGATTTTTTCGACTTTGATTTTAAAGGTGCAAAATCTTTTTACTCATCTATTGTTTCTCCTAATTTTAATGCGCTAGGCGAAGTAGATTCTCTAACCTTGTGCATTAATGACGTTACAGAGTTTAAAGAATTAGATAAAGAAGTTGAAGAAAAAGAAGCAAAATATAGATTAATTTATAAATCTATTGATGTGGGTATAATTGTGGTAGCAGATCACGAAGGCAAAATTAGAGAATGGAATAGAGGTGCAGAATTAGCTTTTGGTTACACCGAAAAAGAAATATTAGGTAGACCATTAGCTGTTTTAACATCTAAAACCTATAGAGAATCAAGCATAAAAGAATTAGCAAATGCAGTAAAATTACTTAAAAACAATAAACAAGTAGATATTATAGAAATGCAATGCCTTAAAAAAAATGGTAAAGAATTTCCTGTAGAGTTTACTTTTAGTAGCTTAACATTTAACGGTAAAATGTCTTATTGCGCCATGATGTTAGATGTTAGTGATCGTAAAAACTTAAAAGAAAAACTAAAACAAAAAACCGAAGATTTAGAACTGTTTTTATACCGTTCTGCTCACGATCTTCGAGCGCCATTTGCTTCTGCTAAAGGATTAATTAATTTATTAAAAGACGAAACAGATATTAACCACGCACAAGATATTGTGCATATGCTAGATACAACTATAGATAATGGTAGAAACCTGTCCAACAATCTACTAGAGGCGTCTATGATTACTGCAAAAAAATCAGAATTTAAAAGAATAAACTTTACACAAATAATAAATAAAGTATTAAGAAAATTAAGCTGTGATAAAGTAAGTAGTACAATAGATTTTAATGTAGATGTTAATATAGAAAGAACATTTAAGTCTAAACCAGAGTTAATAGTCTCTATATTTAATAACTTAATTGAAAATGCAATAAAATACTCAAGACCATTAGCGCCAACACACAAACCTAATATAGATATTTTAGTTAATACAAACAGTAAAGGAGTAGAAATTGAAATTTATGACAATGGTATTGGTATAAATAGTAGAGATATTAATAAAATATTTAATTTATATTACAAGTCAAATTCAGATACGGTACCAGGAAGTGGCTTAGGCTTATATATAGTAAAAAGTATAGTTGAAGGTTTAAAAGGTGAAATACAAGTTAAAAGTGAAGTTAATTACGGCACACGTTTTAAAATGTTTTTACCTTTTAATTAA